A genomic window from Amia ocellicauda isolate fAmiCal2 chromosome 15, fAmiCal2.hap1, whole genome shotgun sequence includes:
- the LOC136771783 gene encoding uncharacterized protein LOC136771783 produces the protein MLWCDGRRVWFLLATWLFCGLSNAQLESEDPFETEDDLHGRVKRFHEPDEDVFLWDEYTPLDLHGSNAGADKMGHFPSQPGVDDDDDDDDDEGNLAWHDLEQDHEEAWKSPQDPVEASNWDKVVNKNVASNAFFNEDRDRSNPIKVANVLNADGYWDEDSDLDVSQDGALEVSESEGVGSDWLDLSTLPRDGVESLPLIGDPEAVTPGVAVSRSDNEMNDATLEEEKAGSDLHLNDEANERGDEANAGVLPDDADGSDSEPEGEDVSQVPEPSVACGNGSMLIQFSLQRYTRIFLRKAGRRLLPVLKLPRSCKHTVRQSNSSLVLIASFKGCYIFNLRKDHELHEALTLQYYDLVLKKPFVATVSCPVTTTPMPEPPKGLSISCSEVCMTVQLPAGPLSAVKILDSSKTLVPVLQTPTLCGYALVKKDGKNILTIPYTACDVKLVEKRYIIQVAYVTSGGEGAEIQVSCPYKPLVPKQGCQIPKRQQVSCGPKRMGSKACLAKGCCVDSDTGHCYYPLEECTADGHFVFVVHRTFSVNPASLVVAGNKSCTPVICTADFAVFKFPVTGCGTHAFVVGETTIYLAEVMALARRNSLNYGVITRDSPFRLLVECRYAEGNLASTGYLVKNPYLPNAILSHGVFGVQLRIATDDTYSRFYPQYHRPLRLLLGRPVFLEVQLLNAPDPSLVLLVHYCVAYPRSAQAVWVLVYEGCPNPLDYGHTSTLHINHKQPLPKHHRRFEIRTFQFMDQVTHRYLREEIYFMCSTEVCSPSAKQCVEGCFDGRKLPVVEDPNADERCARKPCPGMAKRSAGLLAQ, from the exons atgttgtggTGTGATGGACGGAGAGTGTGGTTTTTGCTGGCTACATGGCTGTTCTGTGGTTTGTCAAATGCTCAGCTGGAGAGTGAGGATCCATTTGAAACTGAGGATGACTTGCATGGCAGGGTGAAGCGCTTCCATGAACCTGATGAGGATGTGTTCCTCTGGGATGAATACACTCCCCTGGATCTTCACGGGTCTAATGCAGGTGCTGATAAAATGGGTCATTTTCCTTCACAGCCtggtgttgatgatgatgatgatgatgatgatgatgaaggtAACCTGGCTTGGCATGACTTGGAGCAAGACCATGAGGAAGCATGGAAGTCTCCACAAGACCCTGTAGAAGCTTCTAACTGGGATAAGGTGGTGAACAAAAATGTTGCCTCTAATGCCTTCTTCAATGAGGATCGTGACCGCTCTAATCCTATAAAAGTGGCTAACGTTCTTAATGCTGATGGCTACTGGGATGAAGACTCTGACCTTGATGTGAGTCAAGATGGTGCTTTGGAGGTGTCTGAATCTGAGGGTGTAGGCTCGGATTGGCTTGATCTGTCCACTTTACCAAGAGATGGTGTGGAGAGCCTTCCACTGATCGGGGACCCTGAGGCTGTCACGCCTGGTGTTGCAGTTTCTCGCAGTG ATAATGAGATGAATGATGCCAccttggaggaggagaaggctGGCTCTGACCTGCATTTAAATGATGAGGCTAATGAGCGAG GTGATGAGGCCAATGCTGGTGTCCTCCCAGATGATGCTGATGGTTCAGACTCTGAGCCTGAGGGAGAGGACGTGTCCCAAGTTCCAGAGCCAAGTGTCGCTTGTGGGAACGGCAGCATGTTGATCCAGTTCTCCTTGCAGCGTTACACTCGGATCTTCCTGCGGAAAG CTGGAAGGAGACTACTCCCAGTTCTGAAGCTCCCCAGGTCCTGTAAGCACACGGTGAGGCAAAGCAACAGCTCCCTGGTGCTGATTGCATCCTTCAAGGGCTGCTATATATTTAACTTG AGGAAGGACCATGAACTCCATGAAGCACTGACCCTCCAGTACTATGACCTGGTCTTGAAGAAGCCATTTGTGGCCACagtgtcttgcccagtgaccacCACTCCAATGCCTGAACCTCCCAAAGGCCTGTCCATCTCCTGCAGTGAAGTGTGCATGACTGTGCAGCTACCTGCTGGTCCCCTGTCAGCTGTGAAAATCCTGG ACTCCTCCAAAACCTTGGTCCCTGTGCTCCAGACCCCCACGTTGTGTGGCTATGCCTTGGTGAAGAAGGATGGCAAGAACATCCTGACCATCCCGTACACTGCCTGTGATGTAAAGCTTGTG GAGAAGAGGTACATTATCCAGGTGGCTTATGTGACTAGTGGGGGAGAGGGAGCAGAGATCCAGGTATCCTGCCCCTATAAACCACTTGTGCCAAAGCAAG GATGCCAGATCCCCAAGAGACAGCAGGTATCGTGTGGTCCCAAGAGAATGGGCTCCAAAGCCTGCCTTGCCAAGGGTTGCTGTGTAGACTCGGACACTGGCCACTGCTACTATCCTCTGGAAG aatgcactgctgACGGGCACTTTGTCTTTGTGGTCCATCGCACCTTCTCTGTGAACCCTGCCTCCTTGGTGGTTGCTGGCAACAAGTCCTGCACCCCGGTCATCTGCACCGCAGACTTTGCAGTCTTCAAGTTCCCTGTGACTGGCTGTGGAACCCATGCATTT GTGGTGGGGGAGACCACTATCTACCTGGCTGAAGTAATGGCCCTGGCCAGACGCAATAGCCTGAACTATGGAGTCATCACTAGGGACAGTCCCTTCAG gctgctggtggagtGTCGCTATGCAGAGGGGAACTTGGCCAGCACTGGATACCTGGTGAAAAACCCTTACCTGCCCAATGCAATTCTGTCCCATGGGGTGTTTGGGGTGCAGCTCAGGATTGCCACAG ATGACACCTACAGCCGGTTTTACCCTCAGTACCACCGGCCCCTGCGGCTCTTGCTGGGCAGGCCAGTCTTCTTGGAGGTGCAGCTGCTGAATGCCCCTGACCCCAGCCTGGTGCTGCTGGTGCACTACTGTGTTGCCTACCCCCGCTCTGCCCAGGCTGTCTGGGTGTTGGTCTATGAGGG CTGCCCCAACCCTCTGGACTACGGTCACACCTCCACCCTGCACATCAACCATAAGCAGCCTCTGCCCAAGCACCACCGTCGCTTTGAGATCCGCACCTTCCAGTTCATGGATCAAGTGACTCACCGCTACCTCCGTGAGGAG ATCTACTTCATGTGCTCCACGGAAGTCTGCTCCCCATCAGCCAAGCAGTGTGTGGAAGGATGCTTTGATGGGCGCA AGCTCCCAGTGGTTGAGGACCCCAATGCTGACGAGCGCTGTGCCAGGAAGCCTTGCCCAGGAATGGCCAAGAGATCTGCAGGCCTGCTGGCCCAGTGA